Proteins from a genomic interval of Chryseobacterium indologenes:
- a CDS encoding ketoacyl-ACP synthase III: protein MIKSTIKGVGFYVPDNVVTNDDLAKLMTTNDEWITERTGIKERRHRKNRNDSQETAAYLGYKAAEKAIKNAGLTAKDIDYIVFATLSPDYYFPGCGVLLQDMLGCDTIGALDVRNQCSGFVYSMSVANAFIKSGTYKNILVVGAEVHSFGLDFSDEGRGVSVIFGDGAGAIVLSATEDENAGDVLAVNMHSEGKYADELCTQFPGSKFGWSDRMRKEPENVTNKEVYPIMNGNFVFKHAVTRFPETMMEALNKAGKSIEDLDMFIPHQANLRIAQFVQQKFGLPDDKIFNNIQKYGNTTAASIPIALSEAIEQGKIKRGDLVLLSAFGSGFTWGSVLFEY from the coding sequence ATGATTAAAAGTACCATAAAAGGTGTAGGATTTTATGTTCCGGATAATGTTGTGACCAACGACGATCTGGCAAAACTAATGACCACAAATGACGAATGGATTACGGAAAGGACAGGTATTAAAGAAAGAAGACATCGTAAAAATAGAAATGATTCTCAGGAAACAGCAGCTTACCTAGGGTATAAAGCTGCTGAAAAAGCTATTAAAAATGCAGGGCTCACTGCGAAGGATATTGACTATATTGTTTTTGCCACTCTTTCTCCGGACTATTATTTTCCGGGATGTGGAGTATTGCTTCAGGATATGCTGGGATGCGATACCATTGGTGCTTTGGACGTAAGAAATCAATGTTCAGGATTTGTATACTCGATGAGCGTTGCGAATGCCTTTATTAAATCAGGAACATATAAAAATATACTGGTTGTAGGAGCTGAAGTTCATTCTTTCGGACTGGATTTTTCTGACGAAGGAAGAGGAGTATCAGTCATTTTCGGAGACGGGGCAGGGGCTATTGTTCTTTCTGCCACAGAAGATGAAAATGCAGGAGATGTATTAGCTGTAAATATGCATTCCGAAGGTAAATATGCGGACGAGCTATGCACACAGTTCCCGGGATCCAAGTTCGGTTGGAGCGACAGAATGAGAAAAGAGCCGGAAAATGTTACCAACAAAGAAGTTTATCCTATTATGAACGGAAACTTTGTATTCAAACATGCGGTAACACGATTCCCTGAGACTATGATGGAAGCTTTGAATAAAGCCGGAAAATCAATTGAAGATCTGGATATGTTTATTCCCCATCAGGCAAACCTGAGAATTGCTCAGTTTGTTCAGCAGAAATTCGGATTACCGGACGATAAAATCTTTAATAATATTCAGAAATACGGGAACACAACTGCTGCTTCTATTCCGATTGCTTTAAGCGAGGCTATTGAGCAGGGAAAAATTAAAAGAGGAGACCTAGTCCTTCTTTCTGCTTTCGGTAGCGGATTTACATGGGGAAGCGTTCTTTTTGAATATTAA